GCAAACGCGGTCAGGAGGAGCAAGGTGGTGTCCATCTGCGGCAGGTCGGTGTTCAGGGTGGGGTGATGAATTTATCCGCGAAGCGCGGCTGGCTTTATCCATAGCAATGCCGGGACGGCAGGGAAATCAATCTTATGGCAGGGCAGGTGTATTGAGCAGTGCCGGGTTTCCGCGGGATGGACGTCTGTTAGAGATGCGGTCCGGTTTCACGGGCGGAAGACAGGGGCAAGATGCCCCTGCAACGGCCTGGGCCAGGATGGCCCAGCCACAGTGGAAGAATTGCGGCGGGACGCCGCAATCACGGCCTGCGGCGGGACGCCGCAGCTACGGGGACGCGGCTACGGTTCCGTCCGCTTCACGAAATGGCGCCGCCGGAGACGGTGATGCGGGCCAGTTCTCCGAGGGCGGGTGTTTCCTCCAGCCAGCCGAGGTGGGTGGTGGTGATCCACTTCTGCGCTCCGGCGGGGAGGTGGCGCATGAGGGCGTTGCGGCGGCCGGGGTCCAGCTCGCCGAAGATGTCGTCCATGAGGTAGATGGGGAGCTTCCCGCCGCGCTGCTCGAGCAGGGCGCCCTGGGCGAGCTTGAGCGCGAGGGCGATGGTGCGCTGCTGGCCTTCGCTGGCGAACTCGGAGGCGGGCACGCCGTGGAGCCGCAGTTCGAGGTCGTCGCGGTGCGGACCGACGACGGACTGGCGGAGGCGGATTTCCCGCTCGCGGGCCTGGAGCATGGAGTCGCGCAGGGACGGTCCGCTGGCGGGGAGGTAGCGGAGGGTGAGCGGTTCTTCCTTTCCGCTGACGGAAAGCTGGGCGGCGGCGGCGAAGGGGGAAAGCTCCGCGACGAGCCGGGCGCGGATGGCCATGAGGTTCCCGCCGTGTTCGACGAGGATCTCCTCATACGATGCGATCTCCGCATCGCGCGGGCGGCCGTCCTTCAGCAGGGCGTTCTTCGCCCGCAGGGCGCGGCGGTAGCGCGCCCATGAGCGGCGGTAGGACGCATCGACCTGCGCACCGAGAAAGTCGAGGTAGCGCCGCCTGCCCTCACCCGGACCGCGGATGAGGTCGAGGTCCTCATTCCCCATCCAGACGACCAGGCCGCCGTCGGCGAGGTAGCCGGTCTGGCTGGTCTGCGGCTCGCCGTCGGTCTCCAGCAGCAGGCCGTCGCGGGAGTGGCGGACTTTCCTCTCCTGGCCCCATGGATCTCCGGCGATGCCGAAGCCGGGAGTGCCGATGCGGGCCATGGCGGCGATGCGGTGGGTGCGCGGGGAGTGGAGCCGCACGAGCATGCAGATGGACTCCAGGATGGAGGTTTTCCCCTGGGCGTTGTCCCCGGTGAGGACGACGCCGGAGGCGGGAGCGGCGAGGTCCAGCGACCGGAAGCAGCGGAAGTCCTGGAGACGGAGCGAGGAGATCACGGCTGCGCTTTCTCCAACGGGTCGATGCCGAGCTTGAACGCGGTGTCCCGGTCGATGACGAAGGGGTGCGGCTCCCCGCTGAGCCTGCCGTAGTAGTCGGCGGAGTCCGTCATGGGTGCCAGGGTGAGGGTGCGGCGCTTCCTTTCCCCGGTGTCATCCCCGAGTTCATCGACCTGGATCTCCGAGGTGGTGAGGGTGAAGACCGGGCTGGCCAGGGCGGCCTCCGCACCGGCGTCCGCCAGCGGCAGCCAGCGGGAGACATACACGGAGAGGATGGCGTTGAGCATGGCCTTCGCCTTCGCCGGCTCGATGCGGTCGGTGACATCGGTGTCCCCGATGCGGCCACGCCAGGTTTCCATGGCGTCGTTGTAGGTGAGGTCCAGCGGCGGATCATTCCGCACGGTGCGCTGGACGCTTTCCAGGTCCACCCCGGCGATGGACCAGAGCAGGGCGTGCCGCCACTCATGCGGCTGGATGGAGATGGAGGAAAGGATGGAGCGTTCCATCCTCATGACGGTGGGGGTGCCCTGACGGTTGACAAAGACGCCGCCCTGCTGGTCCATGCCGAAGTTCAGCCGCAGCGCCTGGTTGTTGCCGTCGATGACCTCGATGACGAGGAAGGGCTTGTCGAGCCCCCATTGCGCGAGGTCGGGCGCGGCGTCGCTCTCGATGCCGGTGGCCTTCGTGCCGAGCATTTTCAGCAGGGCGAAAAGGCGCTGCTCGTTGGCATTCTGGGTCACGCCGTTGATCTCGACCTGCCATGGCTTCGGCGGGTCGATGCTGAGGAGGATCCTGCTGCCGGTCAGCGGGGTGATGGAGATGGCGCGGACGTTCTTGATGTTGAGGTGGGTGAGGGCGCGGTCGCGCAGCTCGTTGACGGTGAGGGGCAGGTTGGCGAGGGAGCCGGACCCCGCCTTGCGCGGCAGATGGAAGACGGTGTCCGGACGGTCGCTGATGGTGGCGAGTGACTCGGCGGCGTCCGGAGTCTCCGGCGGATAGACCTCCAGCAGCGTTTCCTTTTCCTGGCCGTAGGCGGTCACGCCGATCTGGAAGGACTTTGACGAGGCGTCCAGGGCGGGCAGCGTCACGGAGCTGCGGTCCACCACGCTGGAGGCATGCAGTTGGACGATGCCCTCCAGCAGGGCGACCATCCGGTCGCGGTCCGTACGCAGATCCAGCGGCTTGACGATGCGCCACGGGGGATTCGGCGTCTCCCCCGTGGGCAGTTCCCGTCCCAGGGTGAGTTCCCCCTGGTCCGTGCGGAGGCGTATTTTCTGGAGGGCCAGCGGATTCACGTAGAAGGGCTGGTGGTCGCGCAGGAGCTTCATACCGTCCTTGAACAGCCCGGAGATGTCGCCGGTGCAGGCATAGACGTGGTCTTTTTTCCCGCGCTCGCGGGGCTGGATGTAGAAGTTGGCGGTGCTGTCACCGGTCTGCGGATTCTCCGTCAGCAAGGGGGTGCGGATGCCCAGCCGGTAGCGGGCGAGGGAGCCGCCGGAGGTGTCCTCCAGCTCGATCTGCACGCTGCCATCGCGCAGGCCGGCCTCCGTGCGGTCGATCTCATCCGTCGGGGCGTGGTCGGTGACGGTGAGGCCGAGGGTGTAGTTGATGATGTTGGCGGCCGCCCTGGGGTCCATGCGGTCATGGGGGGGCGCGGTGGACTTCCAGGTGCTGCCGTCCTTCACGAACTCCAGGTGGATGCCGCCGGACTCCACGGACATCTTCGCCACATCATCCGGGAGGAAGTCCGTGTAGAGACGCTCCCCGGGCTGGACGGGCGGGACGCCGAGTATGGCGTCGAGGTTCCCTTCCTTCAACTGCCAGCCGATGACGCCGCAGATGGCCGCGGCGAGCAGGGCGAGGAAGAGGGTGAAGGAAAAGGAGCGCATGGCGGAATCAGGCGCGGCGGGAGGACCAGACGAACGCCCCGACAATGAGGAGGGCGGCGGGCATGAAGAACAGGTTCGCCCGGTTGATGAACTGCACCTGGCTGTCCAGCAACGGCAGCATGTAGGTGCCGATGGAACGCGGGCCGGTGCCGGTGAGCGATTTCCGCCCGACCAGCCAGTTCACGGAGGAGGCCAGGAAATCGACGTTTTCCGTGCGCTGGCGCGTGGGATCGAGGAAGTCGGTGTTGGCGACGACGATCATGCGGGAGGTTTCGTTCGCGGTGGCGTCGCTGCTTTCATCCCCGCGGGTGACGCTGGCGGCCAGGTAGAGCGGCGGCTTGGAATCCTCCGCGGGATCGAAGACGGGATCGCCCTCGCCGA
This genomic stretch from Akkermansiaceae bacterium harbors:
- the recF gene encoding DNA replication and repair protein RecF (All proteins in this family for which functions are known are DNA-binding proteins that assist the filamentation of RecA onto DNA for the initiation of recombination or recombinational repair.), translating into MISSLRLQDFRCFRSLDLAAPASGVVLTGDNAQGKTSILESICMLVRLHSPRTHRIAAMARIGTPGFGIAGDPWGQERKVRHSRDGLLLETDGEPQTSQTGYLADGGLVVWMGNEDLDLIRGPGEGRRRYLDFLGAQVDASYRRSWARYRRALRAKNALLKDGRPRDAEIASYEEILVEHGGNLMAIRARLVAELSPFAAAAQLSVSGKEEPLTLRYLPASGPSLRDSMLQAREREIRLRQSVVGPHRDDLELRLHGVPASEFASEGQQRTIALALKLAQGALLEQRGGKLPIYLMDDIFGELDPGRRNALMRHLPAGAQKWITTTHLGWLEETPALGELARITVSGGAIS
- a CDS encoding DUF4340 domain-containing protein, with the protein product MRSFSFTLFLALLAAAICGVIGWQLKEGNLDAILGVPPVQPGERLYTDFLPDDVAKMSVESGGIHLEFVKDGSTWKSTAPPHDRMDPRAAANIINYTLGLTVTDHAPTDEIDRTEAGLRDGSVQIELEDTSGGSLARYRLGIRTPLLTENPQTGDSTANFYIQPRERGKKDHVYACTGDISGLFKDGMKLLRDHQPFYVNPLALQKIRLRTDQGELTLGRELPTGETPNPPWRIVKPLDLRTDRDRMVALLEGIVQLHASSVVDRSSVTLPALDASSKSFQIGVTAYGQEKETLLEVYPPETPDAAESLATISDRPDTVFHLPRKAGSGSLANLPLTVNELRDRALTHLNIKNVRAISITPLTGSRILLSIDPPKPWQVEINGVTQNANEQRLFALLKMLGTKATGIESDAAPDLAQWGLDKPFLVIEVIDGNNQALRLNFGMDQQGGVFVNRQGTPTVMRMERSILSSISIQPHEWRHALLWSIAGVDLESVQRTVRNDPPLDLTYNDAMETWRGRIGDTDVTDRIEPAKAKAMLNAILSVYVSRWLPLADAGAEAALASPVFTLTTSEIQVDELGDDTGERKRRTLTLAPMTDSADYYGRLSGEPHPFVIDRDTAFKLGIDPLEKAQP